The following nucleotide sequence is from Desulfovibrio sp. JC022.
AGACTTCTTGCTCTGACCGTAATTCTTGGCGGTTGCAGCAGTTCCGGTTGCGGTAGTACGTTCCTGAACCTGCTTCTGATGCCCCAATCCGAGAGTGCTGGGATGTACGCCAAGTTCTTGGGCAATTTCACCCCATCCCATGCCTTGTTCACGCATGGAAGCAATGGCACCGGTATCGATTGAAGCGGCAGCTGCAAGCGTTTCGTCAGCAGTAGTCTGAGCAGACTCAAGACCGCTTTGTGCGGTGGCAAGGTCAGCTGCGGCTGCATCACGTTCAGCTTCAGCTGCTGTCAGGCCGGATTCTGCTTCAGCTTTAGCTGTTTCTGCCGTGGCCAATTCAGTTTGGGCTTCAGTAAGTTCAGCCTGAGCAGTTGCCAGTGCCTCATCATCCTCAGCCTCAGTGGCTGCGGTTACAGCTTCAGTGGCTGCGGCGACAGCATCAGTAGCTGCGGCGACGTCCGCCTCAGCGGTTTCAACCGCAGTATTAAGACTGTCCACAGAAGTCTGGGCGGTCTCCACTGCGGAGGTTGCGGCATCCACATCTTCCTGTGCTGCACTCACGCCAGCCTCAGCCTCAGCAATTGCTTCGCCGAACTCTTCGGCCTTGGCTTCAGCATCCGCCGCTGCAAGGGCTTCAGCTTTAGCTGCCTGAGCAGGATTATCAAACGCCGGAGCATCGGCCTCATCTTCAGTAGGTTCGCCAGTATCAGCCGGGTCGGTTGTTTCCGTGGTTTCAGTCGCCTCGGTTGTCTCTCCGGTCTGGGTATCCTGAGCGAGCAAGGGCTGAACCGAAAACATTACACTCAGGACCAGAATCGCAACCAGCCATAAGATTTTTCCAAACATAGTTTTCATAAACTCCTCCCTCCCCTAGTTGACTACAGTTATAAACTGTATGGATTCATCCAGCTTGAAAGTCCTGCCACCCCTTTCCACCTCTTCA
It contains:
- a CDS encoding helix-turn-helix domain-containing protein — encoded protein: MKTMFGKILWLVAILVLSVMFSVQPLLAQDTQTGETTEATETTETTDPADTGEPTEDEADAPAFDNPAQAAKAEALAAADAEAKAEEFGEAIAEAEAGVSAAQEDVDAATSAVETAQTSVDSLNTAVETAEADVAAATDAVAAATEAVTAATEAEDDEALATAQAELTEAQTELATAETAKAEAESGLTAAEAERDAAAADLATAQSGLESAQTTADETLAAAASIDTGAIASMREQGMGWGEIAQELGVHPSTLGLGHQKQVQERTTATGTAATAKNYGQSKKSEVATSRNTKTGVSKTPGVSGGQGDKSVGLSRASSKAQSGGKGSESASNSKSSGGRGNSGSSVDGGVGASTSNSNAASSSSKGKSSGKGNKGGNGKGNNK